From Caldilineales bacterium:
GAAACCTTGAGCCTCGAAAAACCGAACGGATGTTCAAAGTAGCCAGGACGAGCATATCAGGGCTGATCAGGGCGCGATCTTGGAAGAAGCGTGCCAGGTCATCCTCTGTGCAGGGCATATCATGGCCACCAACACGCTTGTAGCAGCCCTTGTCCAGCCCCCGACTGCGGATGTAGACCGGCTTCTGATAGGCAATTGCTTCAGGGATGTAAGCGCTGAGAAGCACTCGTTCTTCGTCGCCAATGTTCACGACCAGAGCTTCGATTTGGGCGGCCATGGGGACATTGAGGATCGCCCGCAAGCCACTGACCAGGTCGTGTTGGATCTTGGCCGCGTCCAGCAGGCCGGCTACTTGAAAACGTCCTCCCTGTTCGGCGATGCCCAAAAGCAGTGTACCGCCACTCGTGTTGGCAAAAGCGGAGACGGTCTCCCAGATGTCCTTCGGAAGCTGCCAGGCGCTCTCTTTGCATTCGATCTGGTCTTGTTCACCGACCAGACCCAAGAGACGCAGCAGATCGTCAAGCGAGGCCGAGGTTGGCGGCAGTGTCATGGCTATTCTTTCTCGTTCAAACCGGCTCAATGGTGATACGGCTGCTGTGAAATTCCAACGTTGACACGTAAGGGGGAAGTTTTCCGAGAAACGAGTGAGCAACAGCCCTCCCGATACTGAAAGGAGAACTTACCAGGCGAAGTATAACATTGGCTGACTCAGCCACGGCAGTCGTCGTCTTGGTCGATGACTGACGCCAGGGCATGCCGGTCTGTATATTGACGGCGAGCGCGAGGGGCCAAAACGGGCGTGAGTGCGCCCATCTGATGCTTCTACGTCCCCATTGCCGGCTTGATCGGCGCTCTTCAGCGACCTGGTTTCATCGCGGACCGCCGTTTCGAGCACAGTCGCGGCCCTCAAACCCTCTTACAACAGACCGACCTCGCTGAACTCGGGGAATCCGCCCCAGCGGGCAAACCATGCGGTAAAGAGGAGGAGAGAAATCAAATAGGCCAGGAAGAAAAACGCGATCAGGTTCTTGGTTCTTATGTCATTTCTCTTACCAATGAGCAGCCCAACCACAATCAGGGCGGCGGCTGGGAGTCCAAGTGGCACCGTGCCGCCTTCGTTGATCGCAGCAAAGTAGGTGAACCCATAGAGCACAGCCGATGGGATAATAATCCTCCAACGGGGAACGGCCCCTGGCACGGGATCGCTGATTGACACAACCACAAGTAGGATCGATAAACCGATAATGCCGAGATGCCAGAGATAGTGCGACAACACTTCATCATAAAAGTGGATCAAGGCGTGAAGCTCCGTGCCTCCGGCGCCGAGCAGGTTGCTGATAGAGTTGGCTGCGAGATGCATTCCCTGGCCCTGCGCCCAAAGTGCCCCGAGCGATGTGAATATGAGGACAGGGGTAAGCACGCGATGAAGCCGGCCGGCATCGGTAAAGAGAACCCAGTAGAGTGGCAACAGCACCAAGGGGGTAAAAATATCCAAGACATCGCCCCAGTGGATGAGGGTGTAGCCGTAGAACGGTTGGTCAAACAAGGGTGGAGCGAGGGTGAGGAGTGTGAAGGAAATGGCAAAAACGAGGATGAGTGGCTGTTTGCTGATCATCTGATGCCTCAAGCTGAAGAGAGGGCCGGGCTGTCTGCCTGGCGCTGGCGCAGAAACTCGACGACTTCGCTGCGATGGCCGACCGGCGCGCCGAGGTTGAGATAGACGCCGAAGGCATCCTCGACCTCAGCCAGCGTCTCGCGCTGCACCATCTCCCGGATGGCCCGGCCCAAGTAGTAGAAGGCGCGGCCGTTGTTGGCATCCTTTAGTGTCGCACTGCGCAGCTCGCTGACGGCGCGGCTGTAGTCCTGCTGGCTGGCCAAA
This genomic window contains:
- a CDS encoding ATP-binding protein, with amino-acid sequence MTLPPTSASLDDLLRLLGLVGEQDQIECKESAWQLPKDIWETVSAFANTSGGTLLLGIAEQGGRFQVAGLLDAAKIQHDLVSGLRAILNVPMAAQIEALVVNIGDEERVLLSAYIPEAIAYQKPVYIRSRGLDKGCYKRVGGHDMPCTEDDLARFFQDRALISPDMLVLATLNIRSVFRGSRFRGDVRTGPSTSDLNDPEGATMVENNGLR